Below is a window of Paraburkholderia kururiensis DNA.
AGTTCGCTTACGTCGGCGGTGCTGAAAGTCATGCGTGCCTCTCAATGTTGCGGGTCGTACGGGATCGGACAGTGCCAAAGGGCATCTGCCTTGACTGCCTAACGTTAGGTAGGTTTACGGTAGAAGGTATAATGCCGCATGTCAACAGTGAATTCCGTTGCGGAGGTGGTCGCAGTGAAGAACGGTCCAGGCCTGAATTCCCGGGAGCGAATCCTGGCGGCTGCCACAACCATTGCGCAGGCGCACGGCTACGGCGGCCTGAATTTTCGCGGTCTCGCGGACGCGGTCGGCATCAAGGCTGCGAGCATCTATCACCACTTCGAAAGCAAGGCCGATCTTGCGGCAGCGGTGGCGCGGCGTTATTGGGAGAACTCGGCGGCCGCACTGGATGCGCTCCTGGCCGAGTCGGCGGATCCGATCGAGTGCCTGCGCCGCTATCCCGAGACGTTTCGCAAGGCGCTCGAAAGCGATAACCGCATGTGCCTGTGCAGCTTCATGGCCGCGGAATCAGACGATCTGCCGGAAGCTGTGACCAAAGAGGTCCAGACGTTCGCCGATGTGAACGTGGCGTGGCTCAGCAAGGTGCTTTCGGCGGCGGCCGTGGTCCGCCCGAGAGACAGTGAACGGCGCGCCCGCGCCATCTTCGCCGCCGTGGCGGGCGCACAACTCATTGCCCGCAGTCGGTCGGATATCTCCGTCTTCGACGAATTGATTGAGAGTTACCGGGTTGCCGGTCTTCTGCCGGCGTAGCCGTGCGGGCATCGGTCTTTGCGGACTCGCCTATCGGCGCAATATGGCGGGCGGCCCCTCCGACAGCGGACATGCCCGACCACGTCAACGCGTCGCTCAGTCAACGATGAACAGCTTTGCGCCCGTCCTGGTGTAGGACTGATGCGGCTCAGCGTTGTCCCCCACCTGGTAGCTCATACCCGCGGTCAAAACAAACTTCCGTCCGTCCTGGAGCGTCGTTTCCAGTTCGCCTTCCATGCAAAAAAGAATGTGCCCTTTCTGGCACCAATGGTCTGCGAGATAACCCGGCGTGTATTCGACCATCCGCACGCGGATCTGATTCGGCGTCTCGCCAAAGAACTGCGTGCGCCAATACGCGACGCCGGTTTCCCCCTGGTGCTCCGTTCTTTCGACTTCGGCCCACTGGGTCGTGCAGAAAGCAAAGGCGTCCATTCTCATTCTGTTTTCTCCTTTATGAACCGGTGCTCGTGGAGCCCGGTGAGTATCGATCGCTATCGCCGGGCGACAAGTCGATGCACGCGCTTGCCCGACGATGAATTGACGGCTTCGGCATCGAGCAGGATTTGCGCATCGCCCAGGCCATTCCTCACCTGAGCGGCGTCGAACGCAGCGTAGAGTCGTCCCGCAGCATCGCGGGTGGACGCCGATTCTGCCACTCGCCAGCTCAGATACAGCGTACCGTTGGGCCTGAGAATATCGATCAGACGGGCGCAGGCCTGCGTGATCTCGTCAGGCGGCAAATGCATGAGGACGGTTTCACACAGCACGTTGTCGTAGGAGCCGCTTGCAATACCCGCCAGGTCGGGAAGGGCCGCGCACCTGAAATCGAACGATGGAAAATCGGCCGCGGCCTGGGCGAGCAATCCTTCGGCGGCATCGTAGCCGACGGCGGGAAAGCCATGTTCGTTGAGCCACGCCACGTCGCGGCCCGCGCCGCAACCGATGTCCGCAGTCTTGCCTTCCGGCGTGAAATAGCGCTGCAACAGCGCGTACATGTCGGTGGGGGGAGGCTGGTTGCGCCACTCCGCGGCGAAAAGATCGGCCCTTGTCGAGTACGTTTCGATGGTCTGTGGGTCCACGGCAAATACCCTCGTTCAAGTGGTGACGATTGCGGCCGGACGAATTGCTACCGCTTGCGCGTCCGCGAGAAGTGGGCATAGTGTCGGCCCATGCGGGTTGGCGTGGAAGGCAAGTGGCTATCCCGGTATGGCTGGTAACAGGCTTGGCCTCGCTGCCGAAAGGAGAACTTCGCGTTTTCACGTCATGCCGCCAGGCCTTGATCGTGTCGGCATGATGAAAGATTTTGGCGGCTGTCGTCCAGCACCCATCGAACTCGCATTGAGTGCGGACCGAAGCGACGGGTAAGGGGCGAACCTGCACCCCGTTACCCATCTCCGGCAATCACTGCCCCGTCAACGTAGGCAGCAACACGCGATAGATGTTGATGAACGCGGGCCCCAGCAGCACCGTCAGCAGCGCCGGGAAAATGCAGAAGATCAGCGGAAACAGCAGTTTCAGCGCGATCTTGGCCGCGCGTTCTTCCGCGCGCATGCGGCGGCGCGTGCGCAGCATGTCGGAGAGCACGCGCAGCGAGTCGGCCACGCTCGTGCCGAAGCGTTCGGCCTGAATCAGCATCGTGCAGAACGAGTCGATGTCTTCCACGCCCGTGCGCAGCGCGAGATTGCGCAGTGCCGTTTCGCGCGTGAAGCCGGAACGCATTTCAAGCAGCGTGAGTTCGAGTTCGCCCGCCACCACCTTGCTGCGGTGGCGCAATTCCTCGGCTACCTTGATGAGCGCGGCGTCCAGACCCAGGCCCGCTTCTACGCACACCGTGAGCAGATCGAGCGCGTCGGGGAAGTCTTCGAAGATCACGCGTTGCCGCGTTGCGACGCGCCGTGACAGCACGCCGTTCGGCAGGTAATAGCCGAACGCGCCCAGCACCACGAGCATCGCGGCGAGCCCATACGGCTTTTGCGCGAGCGGCGTGTGGATCAGCACGAGCGTGGCGATGGTGGGCAGGATCAACGCGAGCAGCGTCTTCGCGGCGAGGTAGATGCCCGCTGCGTGC
It encodes the following:
- a CDS encoding type II secretion system F family protein codes for the protein MQALNSTQLLLLGGVFVLVFAAAFGAMLVFAPRSMERRLAQAGAAPQGASSAAGVPSGTPDWIAKLAEITQPVSKLSLPKDGWENSPLRLKLMNAGWRTPHAAGIYLAAKTLLALILPTIATLVLIHTPLAQKPYGLAAMLVVLGAFGYYLPNGVLSRRVATRQRVIFEDFPDALDLLTVCVEAGLGLDAALIKVAEELRHRSKVVAGELELTLLEMRSGFTRETALRNLALRTGVEDIDSFCTMLIQAERFGTSVADSLRVLSDMLRTRRRMRAEERAAKIALKLLFPLIFCIFPALLTVLLGPAFINIYRVLLPTLTGQ
- a CDS encoding class I SAM-dependent methyltransferase — protein: MDPQTIETYSTRADLFAAEWRNQPPPTDMYALLQRYFTPEGKTADIGCGAGRDVAWLNEHGFPAVGYDAAEGLLAQAAADFPSFDFRCAALPDLAGIASGSYDNVLCETVLMHLPPDEITQACARLIDILRPNGTLYLSWRVAESASTRDAAGRLYAAFDAAQVRNGLGDAQILLDAEAVNSSSGKRVHRLVARR
- a CDS encoding TetR/AcrR family transcriptional regulator, with the protein product MSTVNSVAEVVAVKNGPGLNSRERILAAATTIAQAHGYGGLNFRGLADAVGIKAASIYHHFESKADLAAAVARRYWENSAAALDALLAESADPIECLRRYPETFRKALESDNRMCLCSFMAAESDDLPEAVTKEVQTFADVNVAWLSKVLSAAAVVRPRDSERRARAIFAAVAGAQLIARSRSDISVFDELIESYRVAGLLPA
- a CDS encoding DHCW motif cupin fold protein — translated: MRMDAFAFCTTQWAEVERTEHQGETGVAYWRTQFFGETPNQIRVRMVEYTPGYLADHWCQKGHILFCMEGELETTLQDGRKFVLTAGMSYQVGDNAEPHQSYTRTGAKLFIVD